From Streptomonospora salina, the proteins below share one genomic window:
- a CDS encoding DUF2516 family protein, with product MLWWLIYVAIFVASLYALVDAVRTPAQAFPAMDKQTKKLWVGLLSVGTFVSFSAVFTSMRFFVFIALIAALIYLLDVRPAVRGVGRSEGPYGPW from the coding sequence ATGCTTTGGTGGCTCATCTACGTCGCGATCTTCGTCGCCAGCCTGTACGCCCTGGTCGACGCCGTCCGCACGCCCGCCCAGGCGTTCCCCGCCATGGACAAGCAGACCAAGAAGCTGTGGGTCGGGCTGCTGTCCGTGGGGACGTTCGTCTCCTTCAGCGCCGTGTTCACCTCAATGCGGTTCTTCGTGTTCATCGCCCTGATCGCCGCCCTCATCTACCTGCTCGACGTCCGCCCCGCCGTCCGGGGCGTCGGGCGCAGCGAGGGGCCCTACGGCCCCTGGTGA